NNNNNNNNNNNNNNNNNNNNNNNNNNNNNNNNNNNNNNNNNNNNNNNNNNNNNNNNNNNNNNNNNNNNNNNNNNNNNNNNggtacaagaatcaaaacctactacaaatctaagtcctaaacaattaaactacaattattacaaaagtttttcataacaaaaataagtcttcaaagaatcttcatgaatcttgataaatcttgacttgatttgggcatcatcaaaacttcatctttatcattttgctaacacaaAGATCTAGTCAACAATAGAAAGAGAACAAAGATGTAGgaagttattttaagaaattatttatgtttcaaatttggtatttaatttgaaaaacttgGTATTGGAAGAATGTAAAGACTatcaaagttatatatatactcCTAATCACTTACTTTGTATCAATTCATTTtacttaactttttatttttgaaaataaatctaGAATGATACAAAGTATGAATGATTTTAAGGTAATGGTTAGAAACCCATGCTTGAAAATTCTCCAATAAAATGTAGAGAAATGGAAAATGTTATATAGGTTACTTTCATGCTTTTGGTTGTTCTTGTTATATCATAATATGAAGAATTAAATTGGCAAATTTGATTACAAGTAGACAAATGTATATTTCTTAGTTACTTTGATAGATCCAAGGCCTATATAAAACTCTCATGCCTTACTCATAAAGGAAACCACAAATGTGAAGTTTAATAGTTTTTCTCAAATTGGTAGAAGAATATTAGATCTTGACCTTGATTTTGCAAATATCTGCATAAGCAGCTCAAAAGAAAGGAAATCATCAAACAGCTAAGGCTTTCGACAAAGGTCCATTAGACCCAACATACACTAGTCAAACCGAGTGGAGATATGTTTCTTCACATTCTCAATATCTAATCTGAAGAGAGAGAAACACTAACATTATAAccaaatcatcattcaaagatAGAGCTAATACAACTTTAGTTTGTCAAGTAGAACCCAAAAATGTAGAGGAAGCTGTAGTAGATGAAGATTGAATTTTAGGCATGGAGAAAGaactaaaacattttatcataaattttgttttgagatTGGTTCTCCTCCTTCTGACCAAAGTTTGGTTCGAACAAGATGGGTCTTCCAAAACAAGCTTAAGGACAACATGAAACAGCCATGACTAATAAATTCAATTGTgaaactttatctttttctctggGATAATTAGGATTATTTATCAATGCTAATCAAAGAAAGGAAACAACCTACAACCTTTATTGAAAAGGGTGAGGAAGAAACTAAGGGGTTCGAAGAGCAAATTCGTATCATATGGTAAGAGACTTTGCACATAGTTCTATAACATTCTTAGAAAGGTTATGAAAAAGCTACTTCACTTGCAGAATGATTTTCTATGGCGAGGACATTGACAAAGGAGAAAAATCTACTAGGAAAGATGGGATTTGTAAGCCTAAGGAAGTAGGTGTTTTAAGggtaaaacatataaattttaataagacCTTATTAGGTAAGTGGGGATGGGGATTGATTCAGCAACACAATTCCTTAGGGTGTGCAGGGTACTAAAATCAAAGTATGGTGAGAGGAATGAAGTTAGACGAAAAGAGGATATTGGAAAAGCTAATACATGGTGGAGGAATTTAATAATGATGTGTGGATAAAATCGTCCAAATGGGTGATTCGATGAGAATGTTAGAAGAAATATTGATAAAGAGAATGATGTACCCTTCTAGTTTGATAAATGGATGGAGCaacaataaaagaatttttgTGAGAAGTATAACTGAGTATGTATATTGTTAGAGAAAAAGAATTGGATAAGAGAATGGGAAGGAGGAACCTGGTAGTAGTATAATAAGATAGATAAGATGGAATGTCCATTATTCATCCGTTGGTGCTTCTGCattggactgttcttgtgtAAACAAATCAAATTAGGTGATGAGCATGGATTTTGAAGATTATAAATAGATCATTGATTTTGGGAATGAAGATTATAACTTTGTTGTAtgacattatttataaatatggtATTTTGATCGTTGATAGTGTATGTGGATTGAGTAATTCTCGTACTACTTATATGTTGTATTGTCTATTTTTGAatgaatgtttttaaaaatttaatatattttcactttaattttctaattattccAAGCGGAATGTAAATCTTATATATCAGAagttattcatattttaaaatttaattttaagaaaatcttttttttttctaaacattaATCTCAATTTCAATTGATTGGTTAAACtcgcacaaaaaaaaaatatattatagaaaaggatgaaaataaGGTGCTTTCTATAAATGCAAAGAAACTATTCTACGTTCTTTTTTACTAGAATAAAAAGATACAGAAAGCACTAAATAGATATTCGAGAGAGAGTTATTAactatataaagaaataataataaaaggatttttgaatatgaaaattaCCAGCAGTGGCACTCCTTTCCAAAAATAAAGGTTAACTGGACCACTGGTCATCCATCTGTTTATCAGAGGATGGTAGGCTTCCTAACACTAAAATGAGGAAAGTATTTAATGccaaatagagagaaaagaaaagaaaaagaaaagttcaaagAAAAGGACATGCACTGATAAAAGAAGGAGAGGGAGAAAATCATCATCCTTGGCCAACAAACATGAAGGAAACACTTCCCCACTCCACTCTATCTCATCCATCCATCCCCAATGGTCTCAACTCTCACCACACAAACACACCAATCTTTTAGTCAACAATTGCTTCCTCCTCCTTCTGTTACCCAAAATATcacccctttttttttctctggaCAGCCACAACATCATAGTCTCATTACAATCTTCATAGGGATCACTCCCGAATCCCATAACGAGATAGGTAAAATATCTTGTGTTATTTAGTCAACGtataattttggaaatttcAGAAAACGAAAATTATCCCACAGGTAGCAGGTTCTTCAGGTTTGCTAATTTAATAGTGAGTGTTGACTTTGTTCTTTTTACCAATATTCCAACATGGTCTAAAATGGTAGGTACCTCGAATTGAAATTTCTGTTTAGAAAAGGTGTGGATATTATGGCCAATGGTTTCAGACTTTCCGTAAGAAGCCCACCCAGTCTAACATAACGAACGACGTTAATATAGTACACACAAAGTGATGGAGACGAATAGGAGCAGTTTTATTTGTATCGTCTGTTCTTGAATAGAATTACTCAAAATAAGAGATAATTAGAACAGATAATAAATAAGAATCCAATTAAAGGTCGAAATTGAATTACAAATCATTTCACAGGCATCGATTTggtaatttcatattaattatgaGGACTAGTTGTTCAATACTGCTAATCAAAAGCATACAGATGCTCTGGAACAAAAAGAACCAGAGCAGTCAGGGAGCTAAAATTGCTAGAGACAAATATGTAAGACACAATTCTATTGCGGATAACACTGTATGGTACATAGTTAGAAACAATGACATGCGCAACAAACTGAAATCCCTAATAATATTTTAGCGCCTATCTCATGTTAACTTAAGATCATTCCCTCCCAGATGAGGGCGGAGGCAAACACGGACTTCATGCTCTTCTGGTCCCACACGATGTTTCGGCACAAGGATCTCAAGCACAGATCCTGGTCCATCATAGTATGCTTCTATGTTAGCATCTTCAGGAATTCGGGTTGAAAGAGGGATTTCTCGGACAAACTCTCCAGGAGGACAGTGCTCTGACGATGGATCTGTAAGTTTGAATGTCCTGTCATGTCTCTTGATGAAAGGTTTTCGAGATGTGCTCATACAGGAAACCTTTATGATACCGTGGGTCAGAGTGTTCCTCCACGAAACTTTCACACTTGGAAGATCTACAAAGGGCAGACTGATGATAATCAAATAACCTTGTTCATCCTCGTAGATAGTTTTTGCAGCTGTAACAGGTCCATAAACACTCTTTATCACCCCGCTGAAGTCATTTAACCAGTGTGGCTCACTTGGGTGCATTTCTATATCTGGAATACGATCAGATGGAGGGTTAACAGCCAAGTAACATTCTTCCTCATTTCCATGAGGAAAAAAGTCCTTCCTCTTCTTGCTGCTGACAGGTGAGAGGTCCAACCCATCGCCATTACTGTGGTTAGATATATGAGTTGACAAATTCAGTCCAGAACCATTAAGCAGTTTCTTCGGGTGAGCATTTGGACCATTCTTGATAGGGGGAGGTGGTCTCTCAAGCTCAAAGTCCGTGTTGGGAAGAGTTCTCCATGAACTGAAATCACTTGCTTCTGGTGGGATTGTGAAATTCAGATCTCGTCCTGTGAGTTCTATCCACCTTTTTCGATCATCCTCGTCCAGAGTCATCAGATTGGGTGCTGAAACAACCTCAATGCCGTGCACACACTGAGGGTTTGACAATCCTCTGTAATGCTTTCTCTGCATCCTATGGGATCGAGCAAAACCCTTGTCAACACTAAAGGGAAAGGGGCGCTCCCCTTGACGGGAATGCCCATTCATGTAACTCCTCAGCTGCATCTTACCCAACGCATTCTCAGGCCTCTCCTTGAAAACCCACATGTACATG
This genomic interval from Vigna radiata var. radiata cultivar VC1973A chromosome 8, Vradiata_ver6, whole genome shotgun sequence contains the following:
- the LOC106772261 gene encoding uncharacterized protein LOC106772261, with protein sequence MGLASLSMENHHPSTLLSMDSSASSHEELDLEMNRQIILSRPPDINLPLSAERSPPPQPWNSEPCDILDVGLGTQGYETESFINLPKAGRKCAKRVDSIWGAWFFFSFYFKPSLNDKSKAKIVRDSNGVSGFDKSDLKLDVFMVQHDMENMYMWVFKERPENALGKMQLRSYMNGHSRQGERPFPFSVDKGFARSHRMQRKHYRGLSNPQCVHGIEVVSAPNLMTLDEDDRKRWIELTGRDLNFTIPPEASDFSSWRTLPNTDFELERPPPPIKNGPNAHPKKLLNGSGLNLSTHISNHSNGDGLDLSPVSSKKRKDFFPHGNEEECYLAVNPPSDRIPDIEMHPSEPHWLNDFSGVIKSVYGPVTAAKTIYEDEQGYLIIISLPFVDLPSVKVSWRNTLTHGIIKVSCMSTSRKPFIKRHDRTFKLTDPSSEHCPPGEFVREIPLSTRIPEDANIEAYYDGPGSVLEILVPKHRVGPEEHEVRVCLRPHLGGNDLKLT